One region of Mucilaginibacter gotjawali genomic DNA includes:
- a CDS encoding chorismate mutase has product MKLDLNIQPLSSWIKTSSEPLLIAGPCSAETEDQLVATAHLLAKTGKVSALRAGIWKPRTRPGEFEGIGSIGLKWLQRAKAETGLPTAIEVANAKHVEEALEAGVDILWVGARSTVNPFTVQEIADALRGVDVPVMVKNPVNPDLSLWIGALERINQAGITKLAAIHRGFSSHEKSAFRNEPMWDLAISLKTHAPELPIINDPSHITGNRDLIGYIAQKALDLDMQGLMIESHIDPTVAWTDAKQQVTPSALVDIIMNLTLRKPEIRNAELKDKLAVLRTQIDKIDDLVIQKMAERMQIVEQIGNYKKDNNITILQVNRWDEILRKGVDYGKALKLHEDFTEKLLELIHSESIRKQTEIMNKDKAGQEADKLTHA; this is encoded by the coding sequence ATGAAACTGGATTTAAACATACAACCGCTAAGTTCCTGGATAAAAACAAGCAGCGAACCATTATTAATTGCAGGCCCCTGCAGTGCCGAAACAGAAGACCAATTGGTAGCAACAGCACACTTATTGGCAAAAACGGGCAAGGTTTCGGCATTACGTGCCGGCATCTGGAAACCACGTACCCGTCCGGGTGAATTTGAAGGTATTGGCAGCATTGGCCTTAAATGGCTGCAGCGCGCCAAAGCAGAAACCGGCTTGCCAACTGCTATTGAAGTGGCTAACGCCAAACACGTTGAAGAAGCATTGGAAGCAGGTGTTGATATTTTATGGGTGGGCGCACGTTCAACAGTTAACCCTTTTACCGTGCAGGAAATTGCTGACGCGTTAAGAGGTGTTGATGTACCGGTAATGGTAAAAAACCCTGTAAATCCTGATCTTTCTTTATGGATCGGTGCTTTAGAGCGGATCAACCAGGCGGGTATTACCAAGCTGGCTGCAATCCATCGCGGGTTCTCTTCACACGAAAAAAGCGCGTTCCGTAACGAACCTATGTGGGACCTGGCCATCAGCCTGAAAACACACGCGCCTGAATTGCCGATCATCAATGATCCGAGCCATATCACCGGCAACCGCGACCTGATCGGATACATCGCGCAAAAAGCGCTTGATTTGGATATGCAGGGATTGATGATCGAATCGCACATCGACCCAACTGTAGCCTGGACGGATGCCAAACAACAGGTAACGCCTTCGGCTTTGGTGGATATTATTATGAACCTGACTTTGCGCAAGCCTGAGATCCGCAATGCTGAGTTAAAGGATAAACTGGCCGTATTGCGTACCCAGATAGATAAAATTGACGACCTCGTGATCCAGAAAATGGCGGAGCGTATGCAGATCGTTGAGCAGATCGGCAACTACAAAAAGGATAATAACATCACTATTTTACAGGTTAACCGCTGGGATGAGATCCTGAGAAAAGGCGTTGACTACGGAAAAGCTTTAAAACTGCATGAAGATTTCACTGAAAAATTATTGGAATTGATCCACAGTGAATCTATCCGCAAACAAACTGAGATAATGAATAAAGATAAAGCCGGCCAGGAAGCGGATAAATTAACACACGCGTAA
- a CDS encoding helix-hairpin-helix domain-containing protein — protein sequence MVKKGYEEDFSRRVFKQLQGFEGYGFPESHAASFALLVYISSWLKYYYPDVFCAALLNSQPMGFYQPAQIVRDARDHQVKVLPVDVNHSFWDNTLEKIEDKYFAVRLGFRQVKGLREEDMLLLINNRLLIFNHVDQLREAGVPEAALEKLTDADAFRSLGADRRQALWEVAALGDRPIALFGGQQSESVKEVQVQLPLMTEGEHVVQDYSATGLSLKNHPVALVREKLDLLRTTQIGKLKQMKDGDPVKVAGLITVRQRPGTAKGVLFMTLEDETGAGNIVVWEKLFDQYRKEIIQSRLFMVEGKLQIEGEVIHVVAKRCFNLNSLLRGLTVANEDNLPLLTLARADETTAPPTDSREVFHKGRNFR from the coding sequence ATGGTAAAAAAGGGTTATGAAGAAGATTTTTCGAGGCGGGTATTTAAGCAGTTACAGGGCTTTGAAGGCTATGGTTTCCCGGAAAGCCACGCGGCATCCTTTGCACTACTGGTTTATATATCGTCCTGGCTGAAGTATTATTACCCGGATGTGTTCTGTGCGGCGCTTTTGAACAGCCAGCCGATGGGCTTTTACCAGCCGGCCCAAATTGTAAGGGATGCACGGGACCACCAGGTTAAGGTACTGCCCGTAGATGTGAACCATTCTTTTTGGGATAATACACTGGAAAAAATAGAGGACAAGTACTTTGCCGTTCGCCTGGGTTTCAGGCAGGTAAAGGGATTGCGTGAGGAAGACATGTTATTACTGATAAACAACCGTCTCCTCATTTTCAACCATGTTGATCAATTGCGGGAGGCGGGCGTTCCTGAAGCCGCTTTGGAAAAGCTGACGGACGCAGATGCTTTCCGCTCACTGGGTGCAGATCGCCGCCAAGCTTTATGGGAGGTAGCCGCGTTAGGCGACAGGCCAATAGCGCTGTTTGGGGGCCAGCAGTCGGAAAGCGTTAAAGAGGTACAGGTACAATTACCGTTGATGACGGAAGGCGAGCACGTGGTACAGGATTATTCGGCAACGGGCTTATCGCTCAAGAACCACCCGGTGGCGCTGGTACGTGAAAAGCTGGATCTGCTGCGAACCACCCAAATTGGTAAACTTAAACAAATGAAAGATGGCGACCCGGTGAAAGTGGCCGGCTTAATTACCGTCCGCCAGCGTCCCGGCACGGCCAAAGGCGTTTTGTTTATGACGCTGGAAGATGAAACCGGCGCCGGAAATATTGTGGTATGGGAAAAACTTTTTGACCAGTACCGAAAAGAGATCATCCAGTCGCGTTTGTTTATGGTAGAAGGGAAATTACAGATCGAAGGCGAAGTGATCCATGTGGTTGCCAAACGCTGTTTTAATTTGAACAGCCTGCTGCGTGGTTTAACAGTGGCGAACGAAGACAATCTACCACTTTTAACCCTGGCCCGCGCAGATGAAACCACCGCTCCGCCCACCGACAGCCGGGAGGTTTTTCATAAAGGAAGAAATTTCAGGTAA
- a CDS encoding prephenate dehydratase: MKHDKPRVAIQGIRASFHEEAALKYFGENIHTIECNSFKQTFEALQNKEADYVVMAIENSIAGSILPNYSLLLSYAFPVVGEIYLPIQLHLMALPGVKFEDIKYVTSHPIAIRQCVDFFDEYPHLNIVESNDTAACAKRIRDEQLTDTVAIANTLAARLYGLDVLERRIESNKKNFTRFLILTHHENVTKKQPNKASLCFQVSNKVGSLAKVLNIFAEEGVNMSKIQSMPILGKRNEYNFYVDIEWEEQRNYDTAIRQILKYTHNFNILGEYQRHEEEGPAVPKPVRSEKVPRTYINMKKMS; the protein is encoded by the coding sequence ATGAAACACGATAAACCAAGAGTTGCCATCCAGGGGATCCGCGCTTCCTTCCACGAAGAAGCGGCGCTAAAGTATTTTGGTGAAAATATTCATACTATTGAGTGTAACTCTTTTAAGCAAACCTTTGAGGCTTTGCAAAATAAGGAGGCTGATTATGTAGTGATGGCTATTGAAAACAGCATCGCCGGCAGCATATTGCCAAACTACTCGTTGTTGCTAAGCTATGCTTTTCCGGTAGTGGGCGAAATTTACCTGCCCATCCAGTTGCACCTGATGGCTTTGCCGGGCGTAAAGTTTGAGGATATCAAATATGTAACTTCTCACCCTATCGCTATCCGCCAGTGTGTTGATTTTTTTGACGAATACCCGCATTTAAATATTGTGGAAAGCAATGATACCGCGGCTTGCGCCAAACGTATCCGCGACGAACAGTTAACAGATACCGTTGCCATCGCCAATACTTTAGCCGCAAGGCTTTACGGGCTTGACGTGCTGGAGCGCCGCATTGAATCGAACAAAAAGAATTTTACCCGCTTTTTGATCCTCACCCATCATGAAAATGTGACCAAAAAGCAGCCTAATAAAGCTTCACTCTGTTTCCAGGTGAGTAATAAGGTGGGTTCATTGGCCAAAGTGCTCAATATTTTTGCCGAAGAAGGTGTTAATATGAGTAAAATACAGTCGATGCCGATTTTAGGAAAACGCAACGAGTATAATTTTTATGTGGATATTGAATGGGAAGAACAAAGAAATTATGACACCGCCATACGGCAGATTTTAAAGTATACGCACAACTTCAATATACTGGGTGAGTACCAGCGGCATGAAGAGGAGGGACCGGCAGTGCCAAAACCGGTTAGAAGTGAAAAAGTTCCGAGGACTTATATTAATATGAAGAAGATGAGTTGA
- the aroA gene encoding 3-phosphoshikimate 1-carboxyvinyltransferase, with protein sequence MKHNIILTKKSKSVIGTVHLTGSKSECNRALIIEALSGGKVKVENISDAADTVTLLQVLSHKSKVESQEKNDSGLETQDLRLVNIGPAGTAMRFLTAYFTLQDEEVILTGSARMKQRPIGILVDALRELGAGIDYVENEGFPPIKLKGSLVQLSNKVSIKGNVSSQYITALLLIAARLPFGLELHIEGELTSRPYVEMTLTMLQSAGIQHSWTGNVISIPNQDFAETSLHVEPDWSAASYWYAIAALADDAELFLPGLTPYSLQGDSVITEIMANFGITSQFKDGGVYLTKEVKPLARKIFDLKSCPDLAQTIIVVCAALGHEASFTGLETLKIKETDRIKALQNELAKIGVKLIEKGQVYKLDCSKKQIPERIFVDTYEDHRMAMAFAPLALLIHEVEIEDADVVEKSYPAFWKDLEKVGIAPPNPPR encoded by the coding sequence ATGAAACATAACATCATCCTTACCAAAAAAAGCAAATCGGTAATAGGCACGGTACATCTCACGGGTTCAAAAAGTGAGTGTAATCGCGCGCTGATCATCGAAGCGTTAAGCGGCGGTAAGGTAAAAGTTGAGAATATTTCGGATGCGGCAGACACAGTGACGTTGTTGCAAGTCTTGAGTCATAAGTCGAAAGTCGAAAGTCAGGAAAAAAACGACTCAGGACTTGAGACTCAAGACTTAAGACTTGTAAACATTGGTCCCGCCGGTACGGCAATGCGCTTTTTAACCGCGTATTTCACGTTGCAGGATGAAGAAGTGATATTAACCGGCAGTGCGCGGATGAAGCAGCGCCCGATAGGGATTTTAGTGGATGCTTTACGTGAGTTGGGGGCCGGGATCGACTATGTTGAAAACGAGGGTTTTCCACCCATCAAACTGAAAGGTAGCTTAGTGCAGCTTTCCAATAAGGTCAGTATAAAAGGAAATGTAAGCAGCCAGTACATCACGGCGCTTTTGCTTATAGCTGCCCGGCTGCCTTTCGGTTTGGAACTTCATATTGAAGGAGAACTAACCTCCCGCCCTTATGTAGAAATGACGCTGACTATGCTGCAATCGGCAGGCATTCAACATAGCTGGACAGGTAATGTGATCAGCATCCCCAACCAGGACTTTGCCGAAACAAGTTTGCATGTTGAACCGGATTGGAGCGCGGCATCCTACTGGTATGCCATAGCAGCTTTAGCAGATGATGCCGAACTATTTTTGCCGGGCCTAACACCGTACAGCTTACAGGGCGATAGTGTGATCACCGAGATCATGGCTAACTTTGGTATTACCTCGCAGTTTAAGGATGGCGGCGTATATCTCACTAAAGAAGTAAAACCGCTTGCCCGTAAAATATTCGACCTGAAAAGCTGCCCCGACCTGGCACAGACCATTATTGTAGTATGTGCTGCGCTGGGCCACGAAGCGAGTTTTACAGGACTTGAAACCCTTAAAATAAAAGAAACCGACCGCATAAAAGCTTTACAGAACGAACTGGCAAAAATTGGCGTTAAGCTGATTGAAAAAGGCCAGGTTTATAAACTGGACTGCAGCAAAAAACAGATCCCCGAACGTATATTTGTCGACACTTACGAAGATCACCGTATGGCAATGGCCTTTGCGCCCCTGGCCCTATTGATCCACGAAGTTGAGATAGAAGATGCTGATGTGGTAGAGAAATCGTACCCGGCATTTTGGAAGGATTTGGAGAAGGTGGGGATCGCCCCTCCCAACCCTCCCCGGTAG
- a CDS encoding DUF3570 domain-containing protein, translating into MRKIFLSVIGFSFICRVGAYAQIKPDSAAYKPAYSQSPAPKKDSTQFNPRKLRLDEVNFVSSYYSQNGNHSAVTGGIGTEKVTDFANGITLNFVNTYGNNHKNTLTAGLGFDVHTSASQAYVSKTGASRPSGTRVYPSLDWTVENTKTGNTFGVGAYYSNEYNYKSIGADVHYSVKTDNKAGEFSAKLQGYFDNVTLIYPSELAPVSTVIPVTGKHGDGEGHRDNFGTSPRKTYSAAFEYSQIINSRLQIAFLADVVGQNGFLSLPFHRVYFSNGNEAIEKLPSTRFKLPLGFRANYFVGDNIILRSYYRYYADSWGTRSNTANLEVAYKISPFFSISPFYRYYTQTAARYFAPYEMQSQASPYYTSNYEYAAFKSQFYGVGFRVAPPGGVFGVKGLHELEVRYGHYTQTTDLVSDVVSLSLGFK; encoded by the coding sequence ATGAGAAAAATTTTTCTGTCCGTCATCGGATTTTCATTCATCTGCCGGGTTGGTGCTTATGCACAAATCAAGCCGGATTCTGCTGCCTATAAACCTGCGTATAGCCAGTCTCCTGCCCCAAAAAAGGATTCAACACAATTCAATCCACGGAAATTAAGGCTTGATGAAGTTAATTTTGTATCCAGCTACTACTCGCAAAATGGCAATCACTCTGCTGTTACCGGCGGTATAGGGACCGAAAAAGTAACTGATTTTGCCAACGGTATCACTTTGAACTTCGTTAATACCTACGGCAATAATCATAAAAATACGCTTACCGCAGGACTTGGATTTGATGTGCACACCTCTGCGTCCCAGGCCTATGTTTCAAAAACCGGCGCATCAAGACCGAGCGGCACAAGGGTTTATCCGTCATTAGACTGGACGGTTGAAAACACTAAAACCGGCAACACCTTTGGCGTGGGAGCTTATTATTCGAATGAATACAATTATAAGTCGATTGGCGCCGATGTGCATTATTCTGTAAAAACGGATAATAAAGCTGGTGAATTCAGTGCAAAACTACAGGGCTATTTTGACAATGTAACACTGATCTACCCTTCTGAACTGGCTCCGGTCAGTACCGTTATACCGGTCACGGGTAAACACGGGGACGGCGAGGGACACCGGGATAATTTCGGGACCAGCCCGCGCAAAACATATTCGGCTGCTTTTGAATATTCCCAAATTATCAATTCCCGTTTACAGATTGCCTTTTTAGCGGATGTGGTTGGCCAGAATGGCTTTTTAAGCCTTCCGTTTCACAGGGTATACTTTTCAAACGGTAACGAAGCGATAGAAAAATTACCTTCCACACGCTTTAAGCTGCCATTAGGCTTCAGGGCCAACTATTTTGTTGGAGATAATATTATCCTCCGGTCATATTACCGGTATTATGCTGACAGCTGGGGAACAAGGTCAAATACGGCAAACCTCGAAGTGGCATACAAAATCTCTCCTTTCTTTTCTATTTCTCCGTTTTACCGGTATTATACGCAAACCGCGGCCAGGTATTTTGCACCCTATGAAATGCAAAGCCAGGCTAGCCCCTATTATACCAGCAATTATGAATATGCCGCATTTAAAAGCCAATTTTATGGCGTAGGCTTCCGGGTAGCGCCACCTGGCGGTGTTTTTGGAGTGAAGGGCCTGCACGAGTTAGAAGTACGGTACGGGCATTATACACAAACAACTGACCTGGTATCGGATGTTGTATCGCTTAGCCTGGGGTTCAAATAA
- a CDS encoding EXPERA domain-containing protein, with product MQPLPLSKRPVDITLIVFFCVNLFFITYIVDLEQLVITDPNHFQYPIWPPAKMVDLVHWYGRNFDPVLMARPAWWRATIWIDSIFFGPFYAFAIYAYWKGKNWIRFVSIVWASVMLTNVSIILFEEVNGEHATPQLARVLLSNAAWVIFPVIVMYRMWRSVYPFSAKTG from the coding sequence ATGCAGCCTTTACCCCTGTCAAAACGCCCGGTGGATATTACACTGATCGTTTTCTTTTGCGTCAACCTGTTTTTTATTACCTATATCGTTGACCTGGAGCAACTGGTGATTACTGATCCCAACCATTTTCAATATCCCATATGGCCGCCGGCAAAAATGGTGGACCTGGTGCACTGGTACGGCCGCAATTTCGACCCGGTATTGATGGCCCGGCCGGCCTGGTGGCGCGCAACGATCTGGATCGATTCGATCTTCTTCGGCCCGTTTTATGCCTTCGCCATTTATGCTTACTGGAAAGGCAAAAACTGGATCCGTTTTGTGAGTATTGTATGGGCATCGGTAATGCTGACCAATGTAAGCATCATCTTATTTGAAGAAGTGAACGGCGAACACGCCACACCGCAATTGGCGCGCGTACTATTATCAAATGCGGCATGGGTTATTTTCCCGGTAATTGTAATGTACCGGATGTGGCGCTCGGTGTACCCGTTTTCGGCGAAAACGGGATAA
- a CDS encoding PHP domain-containing protein, whose product MEYAELQVTSNFSFLRGGSHPDELVEQAAALGYSAIAITDRNSLAGIVRAHLVAKQAGIRFIPACHLDLLDGPGLLAYPTDQAAYARLSALLTIGNLRAEKGECHLYKADVYGHQKGIKFIIVPPDELNTQFDYDDDFKSAVAEYRKAFGSELYIAATRSYNGNDAKRLFRLGQLNIPLVAVGDVHYHEAARRELQDVLTCIREKCNIYTAGFRLHANAERFLKPIDEIHRLFRQYPEAIGNALEIADACTFSLDTLKYIEPEEAIIDGMTPPERLRKYTWMGAHGRYKGRVPKKVRKQIKFELAFIERRKLAPYFLRVYKYTQKAEELGILHQGRGSAANSTVCYCLSITAVDPMKSRLLFSRFMSDAREEWPDIDVDFEHERREEIIQYIYEDYGREHAAIVATVTQERHKGAIRDVGKAMGLSEDTIKRIGATIWDFREEGFDQKRLLEQGLNPHDPLIFKVLELTTLLMGFPRQLGQHTGGFVITDGKLSDLCPVLNARMENRTQLEWNKDDLEALGILKVDVLGLGMLTMIRKAFDLVLQHYGKKLTLANVPQDDPKVYEMICHADTIGVFQIESRAQMSMLPRLKPTCFYDLVIEVAIVRPGPIQGDMVHPYLRRRNGEEPVIFPSKELENILGRTLGVPLFQEQAMEIAIVAAGFTPAEADQLRRSMASFKANGKLHLYEKNWWMAW is encoded by the coding sequence ATGGAATACGCGGAATTACAGGTTACCAGCAATTTCAGCTTCCTTCGGGGCGGCTCACACCCGGATGAACTGGTGGAGCAGGCTGCGGCTTTGGGTTATTCAGCTATCGCCATTACCGACCGCAACAGCCTTGCGGGTATTGTGCGGGCCCACTTGGTCGCAAAGCAAGCCGGGATCCGTTTTATCCCTGCTTGTCACCTTGATCTGCTCGACGGACCTGGCTTGCTGGCTTATCCAACCGACCAGGCTGCTTATGCCAGGCTTTCGGCGCTTTTAACCATTGGAAACCTGCGGGCCGAAAAAGGGGAATGTCATTTATATAAAGCAGATGTTTACGGGCATCAAAAGGGCATCAAATTTATCATCGTTCCGCCTGATGAGTTAAATACACAATTTGATTACGATGATGACTTCAAAAGCGCTGTAGCAGAATATCGCAAGGCTTTCGGCAGTGAATTATACATAGCGGCTACCCGTTCCTACAACGGAAATGATGCCAAGCGGCTTTTCAGGCTGGGGCAATTGAACATTCCACTGGTTGCTGTTGGGGATGTGCATTACCATGAGGCAGCACGCCGCGAATTGCAGGATGTATTAACCTGCATCCGCGAAAAATGCAATATCTATACGGCTGGTTTCAGGCTTCATGCCAATGCCGAACGGTTTCTCAAACCTATAGATGAAATACACCGCCTCTTCAGGCAATATCCCGAAGCAATCGGTAATGCGCTGGAAATTGCCGATGCCTGCACTTTTTCATTAGATACTTTAAAGTATATTGAACCTGAAGAAGCGATCATTGATGGCATGACCCCGCCGGAACGCTTGCGAAAATATACGTGGATGGGAGCACACGGGCGCTATAAGGGGCGGGTGCCTAAAAAGGTTCGCAAACAAATAAAATTCGAATTAGCATTTATTGAGCGCCGCAAACTTGCCCCTTATTTTTTGCGGGTATACAAGTACACGCAAAAAGCCGAAGAACTTGGCATCCTGCACCAGGGCCGCGGCTCGGCGGCTAATTCTACAGTTTGTTACTGCCTCTCTATTACCGCAGTTGATCCGATGAAATCAAGGTTGCTATTTTCGCGTTTTATGTCGGATGCCCGGGAGGAATGGCCCGATATCGACGTTGATTTCGAACATGAACGCCGCGAGGAGATCATTCAGTATATTTATGAAGACTACGGGCGCGAGCATGCCGCCATTGTTGCAACGGTGACACAGGAACGGCACAAAGGCGCCATCCGGGATGTGGGTAAAGCGATGGGGCTTTCGGAAGATACCATTAAACGTATTGGCGCCACCATTTGGGATTTCAGGGAAGAGGGTTTTGATCAAAAGCGTTTGCTCGAACAGGGCCTGAACCCGCATGATCCACTCATTTTTAAAGTACTTGAATTAACCACACTGCTGATGGGTTTTCCGCGGCAGTTGGGGCAGCATACCGGCGGCTTTGTGATTACAGATGGCAAATTATCCGACCTATGCCCCGTACTGAATGCCCGGATGGAGAACCGCACCCAGCTGGAATGGAACAAGGATGACCTGGAAGCTTTGGGAATATTGAAAGTAGATGTATTGGGCCTGGGAATGCTGACCATGATCCGTAAAGCATTTGACCTGGTGTTACAGCATTACGGGAAGAAATTAACGCTGGCGAATGTACCGCAGGATGACCCGAAAGTTTACGAAATGATCTGCCATGCAGATACCATCGGCGTGTTCCAGATTGAGAGCCGGGCCCAAATGTCTATGCTGCCGCGCCTAAAACCCACCTGTTTTTATGACCTGGTGATCGAAGTAGCGATTGTGCGCCCCGGACCCATCCAGGGGGATATGGTACACCCCTACCTGCGCCGCCGTAACGGCGAGGAGCCTGTTATTTTTCCATCAAAAGAATTGGAGAATATATTAGGGCGCACACTCGGGGTACCATTATTCCAGGAACAAGCGATGGAGATCGCGATAGTGGCAGCAGGTTTTACACCTGCCGAGGCAGACCAGTTACGGCGCAGTATGGCCTCATTTAAAGCCAATGGCAAATTACATCTTTATGAAAAAAACTGGTGGATGGCATGGTAA
- the aroC gene encoding chorismate synthase, producing the protein MAGNSFGQIFRITTFGESHGEAIGVIIDGCPSQLEVDLDYIQGELDKRKPGQSKITTQRKESDTVKILSGVFEGKTTGTPIAMIIPNEDQRSKDYTHNVDVFRPSHADYTYQTKYGIRDHRGGGRSSARETAARVAAGALAKLLLKTQGIEIVAHVSSVGKINAPEVEVKNTDQFVEEREKNIVRCAHQVVAAEMIEYIDGIRKQGDTVGGKISCHIINCPVGLGDPVFDKLHADLGKAMLSINAVHGFEYGSGFAGSEMRGSEHNDIFSKNDSGDIGTLTNFSGGIQGGISNGMPIEFKVAFKPVATIMHNQATIDSEGNAAEISGKGRHDPCVVPRAVPIVEAMAALVLADHWLRNRLTKLND; encoded by the coding sequence ATGGCAGGCAATTCATTCGGGCAAATATTCAGGATCACAACTTTTGGGGAATCGCATGGCGAAGCTATCGGCGTAATTATCGACGGCTGCCCTTCGCAACTGGAAGTGGACCTGGATTACATACAGGGCGAACTGGATAAACGCAAGCCCGGCCAATCAAAGATCACCACACAGCGCAAGGAAAGCGATACCGTTAAGATACTTTCAGGTGTTTTTGAAGGAAAAACTACGGGTACCCCCATAGCGATGATCATTCCTAACGAGGACCAGCGCTCAAAGGATTACACCCACAATGTGGACGTTTTCCGCCCATCCCATGCGGATTATACCTATCAAACCAAATATGGCATCCGCGATCATCGCGGCGGCGGCCGTTCGTCAGCGCGGGAGACAGCTGCACGTGTTGCGGCTGGTGCTTTGGCTAAGCTATTGCTAAAAACACAGGGCATCGAAATTGTTGCCCATGTGAGCAGCGTAGGCAAGATCAATGCGCCGGAAGTTGAAGTTAAAAATACGGACCAGTTTGTTGAAGAACGCGAAAAAAACATCGTGCGCTGTGCCCATCAGGTAGTTGCGGCCGAAATGATAGAATATATTGACGGTATCCGCAAACAGGGCGACACTGTTGGCGGTAAAATAAGCTGCCATATCATCAACTGCCCTGTTGGTTTAGGCGATCCGGTATTTGACAAACTGCATGCCGATTTGGGTAAAGCGATGTTAAGCATCAACGCGGTGCATGGCTTTGAATATGGTTCGGGATTTGCCGGCAGCGAAATGCGCGGATCGGAGCATAACGATATCTTTTCAAAAAACGATTCGGGCGATATCGGAACCCTTACCAATTTTTCCGGCGGTATCCAGGGCGGCATCAGCAATGGCATGCCCATCGAGTTTAAAGTTGCCTTTAAACCGGTAGCTACCATTATGCACAACCAGGCGACCATTGACAGTGAAGGCAATGCTGCCGAAATATCCGGCAAAGGCAGGCATGACCCTTGTGTAGTTCCACGCGCGGTGCCAATTGTTGAGGCAATGGCAGCGCTTGTTTTGGCGGATCATTGGTTGAGGAACAGGCTTACAAAGCTTAACGATTAA
- a CDS encoding thioredoxin family protein, translating into MRLLILSILTGVLFTSNVTWLGDFNEAKATAAQTHKLILINFSGSDWCGPCIRERKEILENEAFEKYAADNLVLVRADFPRQKKIS; encoded by the coding sequence ATGAGGCTATTGATTCTTTCCATTCTTACAGGAGTATTATTTACTTCAAATGTTACCTGGCTGGGCGACTTTAATGAAGCTAAAGCCACTGCTGCACAAACGCATAAGCTTATCCTGATCAACTTTTCCGGCTCAGACTGGTGCGGCCCTTGTATCCGGGAGCGAAAAGAAATCCTTGAAAATGAAGCTTTTGAAAAATACGCCGCTGATAACTTAGTATTGGTAAGAGCAGATTTTCCAAGACAGAAAAAAATCAGTTAA